Within Paramormyrops kingsleyae isolate MSU_618 chromosome 24, PKINGS_0.4, whole genome shotgun sequence, the genomic segment GCATTAGTTGTTCCTGATGAATCTGCTTCCCAGTCATCAATCTGTACACTGGTGGCTGCTGGTTCTGGTCCAGAAGCACAAGCTTGAGGCCCTGCTGGTCCATGAGCCGTACTACATCTGCCCTGTGCATGGTGCCGAGGTTTTCTCCAGAGGCCCCTATCACCTGCAGGTGGCGATGATGAATTTTCCGCCCAATGCTGCTCACAGTGTTACGTGCTCGCGGGTCTTGCCGCTGTCTGCCAGACGGACCCTCTTCTACTACACTCCCCACCCCACCAGTGTCTGTAGAGCTCTGACGGAGCTGCCCAGTGATACTTGTTCTCCACAGGAAGCTGCCCAGGTTATTAGACGCATAGCGTTGTGGAAACACTTCTGGCCTCCAAAGGCTGAGGGGTGAGTGAAACAGCTGCACTACTGCTTTTCTCCACCTTAGCACAGACATGCTGACAGGAACTACAATAACAAAGGTTAACAGTCAATCCAGGACAGATACATATTACACACTCTGTTATGTAGCAGACAACCTATACAGTAATTTAGTgatttaagcaaaaaaaaataaatcgtACAACAAAGGGAAAGCTGTTTTCCCCAACATGAACCACCTTGGAGCCACGCTTTTCTTAATTATGTTGCAGCACGTTGATTTCTTAAGTTAGACGAGATGCAAAGTCCACAATATCATTATATAAAAAGACGTCTCAGTGAAACAACACTAAAACGAACAAAGTAACATTCGTAAATAACTTAAAGGGACATCACCCTCCAAACGTTACTGGACAGTCCCACCTGTACATCGAAAGTCTCACGATGATGACGAAAGAGGTCGCACAATTATGACGAATCAAGTCACTTGGTGATGACGCAATGTTTCTCATTAGATGTATTTGAATAGTTTCGCTGTGGTTTTGGCTCGCCGTACCGAAGGCTGCTGCGATGCTCCAGTAATTACATAGCGGCGGATTTACAGAGACAAACCGCTGTTGATGATCTGCTTTACATATTCCTACGGTAGCCAGATTTAGCATTATTTTTTCACTGACTTGTATCGGAAAGATACAGATTTGCGCTTTGGAGTCTATGACATTTACAGATTGACAAAattaaagagaaaaaagaaGGTTTTTTACCCATATTGATTCTTTTATAAAACCGTAAGAAGTATTTGACATACACGAATACATTTCAAATAcatattaatattacaaatttcGAATCtcgaataaaaaaacaaaaacaaattgtgtgtttttaagaATTTACTAGGTCTTTTTTCGTAACCCGTATATAATAGTATGTTAATCTTTCGGTAAAGGTTTCAAAAATGTATAAGCTGCcgtttaaatatattaattaactACTAACAAGCTCTtgtgtttatatacatttaaGAATAACTTGGTTGCTACATTAGTTTCGTCATGAATTTTAAGCCGtttctggtaaaaaaaaatactaaatgtatacagatgttttcaaaatacgaaatgttaaaaatattttacttgAATTCCTGTTTTCATAATATAAAATGTGGTTTTAAAGCTAGTAAATTCAGGTTATAATTATCGAA encodes:
- the mtif3 gene encoding translation initiation factor IF-3, mitochondrial, whose product is MSVLRWRKAVVQLFHSPLSLWRPEVFPQRYASNNLGSFLWRTSITGQLRQSSTDTGGVGSVVEEGPSGRQRQDPRARNTVSSIGRKIHHRHLQVIGASGENLGTMHRADVVRLMDQQGLKLVLLDQNQQPPVYRLMTGKQIHQEQLMLREKQKNRTGPVVMKELVFSTDISHHDLDTKLKQVQGWLEKKHHVRLTVRRGNSKSTEPLELELELEQMVQGLVSGFGFVSRPQLIRDGKAAMCILRPPSKKELQQSKTPLERDPSGPAASDQSTPVVKSSPE